In one Tripterygium wilfordii isolate XIE 37 chromosome 22, ASM1340144v1, whole genome shotgun sequence genomic region, the following are encoded:
- the LOC119991824 gene encoding uncharacterized protein LOC119991824 isoform X1 — MSTQKQVMMRDLVEEAKKRIVFLVICVVGLSYLMSLTSSSVWVNLPVAAALIVLLRYLSLDYDMRRKAVTYNSKPATENTSSKRKPVDCTKTIEKSDWRRRVNSPVVEDAIDHFTRHIVSEWVTGLWYSRLTPDKEGPEELVHIMNGVLGEISARMRNINLIDLLTRDIISVVCTHLELFRAARAKVEKKQSESLTVEDRDKEIRLVLAAENKLHPALFSAEAEHKVLQHLMYGLISFTFKPDDLQCSFFRFTTRELLARAVMRPVLNLASPRFINERIESVVISRTKASKRVTAAQEASQSKPNASANISSDRFSRILDPTVTGVELVQLNNNQSTTKSNAATASMDNGNGISLSKDPLLSVDTRSSRSWNSLPFDSQTSKESGIQQHRSGEWGDMLDMISRRKTEALAPEHFENMWTKGRNYRKKEGENRLIEQIQENPPVNKPVTVVRSNANSKPKERNGVTKLNSSQSHDVYSLSADGSSFSFYQNDDEHSLIHMEDVESGTSSYTSEEEDTDNVTGLDSPGTKVWDGKSKRNLSVSHIHHPLENLEGHMRKKIGRSHHHYQGVTGSHSSRKRSRSSNQKLHVWKEVERTSFLSGDGQDILNSLKERTKVEDSSDDSESLGRLYSGAMASCSAASLSRAESHSLTVNSLESSFVDSFFKLRCEVLGANIVKSGSRTFAVYSISVTDVNNNSWSIKRRFRHFEELHRRLKEFAEYHLHLPPKHFLSTGLDVPVIQERCKLLDKYLKELLQLPTISGTFEFWDFLCVDSQTYVFSSSFSIIETLSVDLDDKPSEKDEKVSNIVQPLSGSLSSTGEQLGTECKEATLQTRNDFVTDGIRLTAKEVSFSPGKKPGKESVKSFVDSGSDLDIRTQKDRSFIRNSGKILEGRKNGGKDEASMLPIDDTASDPTIPTEWVPPNLSVPILDLVDVIFQLHDGGWIRRKAFWVAKQILQLGMGDALDDWLIEKIQLLRRGSVVASGIKRIEQILWPDGIFITKHPKRRHPQNSPQNSPHGGQPTEMSSPRLSEEQQREADRRAKFVYELMIDNAPAAVVGLVGRKEYEQCAKDLYFFLQSSVCLKQLALDLLELLLLSAFPEMDHVFKQLHEEKHRFGEFRPS, encoded by the exons ATGAGCACGCAAAAGCAAGTGATGATGCGGGACCTTGTCGAGGAAGCGAAGAAGCGGATCGTGTTCTTGGTCATATGCGTCGTTGGATTGTCCTATCTCATGTCCC TGACAAGCTCCTCAGTTTGGGTCAATTTGCCTGTTGCTGCCGCCTTAATTGTCCTCCTTCGTTATCTCTCCCTTGATTATGACATGCGAAGAAAAGCTGTTACATACAATAGCAAACCTGCCACAGAAAATACGTCTTCAAAAAGGAAACCTGTTGATTGTACTAAAACTATTGAAAAGTCTGATTGGAGAAGGAGAGTGAACTCTCCTGTTGTCGAGGATGCTATAGATCATTTTACCAGACATATAGTGTCTGAATGGGTGACGGGTCTATGGTATTCTCGCTTAACACCTGATAAAGAAGGGCCAGAAGAACTGGTGCACATCATGAATGGTGTTCTTGGAGAAATTTCAGCTCGAATGAGGAATATAAATCTTATTGATCTTCTGACAAG GGATATTATTAGTGTCGTATGCACCCACTTGGAGCTTTTTCGTGCTGCTCGTGCTAAGGTTGAGAAGAAACAATCAGAATCGCTGACTGTTGAAGACCGAGACAAGGAAATAAGGCTTGTCCTGGCTGCTGAGAACAAATTGCACCCTGCTTTGTTTTCTGCTGAAGCAGAGCACAAG GTCTTGCAGCACCTGATGTATGGTCTCATATCTTTCACATTCAAGCCTGATGATCTGCAGTGCTCCTTCTTTCGTTTTACTACCAGAGAGCTCCTTGCTCGTGCAGTGATGCGACCAGTCTTGAACTTAGCCAGCCCAag GTTCATCAATGAAAGGATTGAATCCGTAGTTATCTCTAGGACAAAGGCTAGTAAAAGAGTAACTGCTGCACAAGAAGCATCTCAGTCCAAGCCAAATGCATCTGCAAATATCTCATCTGATCGTTTTTCTAGGATTTTAGATCCTACTGTGACAGGGGTTGAACTTGTGCAGCTAAATAATAATCAGTCTACAACCAAATCCAATGCAGCTACAGCCTCAATGGATAATGGTAATGGGATTAGTCTTTCAAAAGATCCGTTGCTTTCAGTGGATACCCGATCTTCTCGCTCATGGAACTCATTGCCCTTTGATTCCCAAACTAGTAAAGAAAGTGGCATTCAACAGCACCGTTCGGGAGAATGGGGTGACATGTTAGATATGATTTCTCGGAGAAAGACCGAAGCTCTTGCACCAGAACATTTCGAGAACATGTGGACTAAAGGAAGAAATTACAGAAAGAAAGAAGGGGAAAATAGGTTgattgagcaaatccaagagAACCCTCCAGTGAATAAGCCAGTTACAGTGGTTCGCTCAAATGCAAATTCTAAGCCCAAGGAAAGGAATGGTGTTACCAAACTCAATTCCTCTCAGAGTCACGATGTTTACTCATTATCTGCTGATggatcttcattttctttttatcaAAATGATGATGAGCACAGCCTCATACATATGGAGGACGTTGAATCAGGCACTAGTTCTTATACATCGGAAGAGGAAGACACAGACAATGTAACAGGTCTTGATTCTCCTGGAACCAAAGTTTGGGATGgtaaaagtaaaagaaatttgTCTGTTTCTCATATTCATCATCCGCTTGAAAATCTCGAAGGCCATATGAGAAAGAAAATTGGTAGAAGTCACCATCATTATCAAGGAGTAACTGGGTCCCATTCTAGCAGGAAAAGGTCAAGATCAAGCAATCAGAAGCTGCATGTATGGAAAGAGGTTGAGAGAACAAGCTTCTTGTCTGGAGATGGACAGGATATTCTAAATTCTTTAAAAGAACGAACAAAAGTTgaggattctagtgatgattcTGAGAGTTTGGGTAGACTTTACAGTGGAGCAATGGCTTCATGTTCTGCAGCATCTTTGTCAAGAGCCGAAAGTCATAGCTTGACTGTTAATTCCCTGGAAAGCTCTTTTGTGGATTCATTTTTTAAGTTGAGATGTGAG GTATTAGGTGCCAATATTGTGAAGAGTGGCTCTAGAACATTTGCTGTATACTCCATATCTGTCACAGATGTAAATAATAATAGTTGGTCAATCAAAAGAAG GTTTCGACATTTTGAGGAACTGCATAGGCGTCTCAAAGAGTTTGCAGAGTATCATCTTCATTTGCCACCAAAGCATTTTCTCTCGACAGGCTTAGATGTACCTGTCATTCAAGAACGGTGTAAATTGCTTGACAAGTATTTGAAG GAACTCCTGCAGCTTCCTACAATTTCTGGAACATTTGAATTTTGGGACTTTCTTTGTGTTGATTCTCAG ACTTATGTGTTCTCAAGTTCGTTTTCTATCATCGAAACTTTGTCAG TTGACCTGGATGATAAACCATCTGAAAAGGATGAAAAAGTTTCAAATATTGTTCAGCCTTTAAGTGGTTCATTATCATCTACTGGGGAGCAATTGGGTACTGAGTGCAAGGAAGCTACATTGCAGACAAGGAATGATTTTGTAACTGATGGAATAAGGTTGACCGCAAAAGAGGTATCTTTTTCTCCAGGAAAAAAGCCTGGTAAAGAAAGTGTAAAGTCATTTGTGGATTCCGGTAGTGATTTGGATATTAGAACACAAAAGGACAGATCATTCATCAGAAACTCAGGGAAGATTTTGGAAGGAAGAAAGAATGGAGGCAAAGATGAGGCATCAATGTTGCCTATTGACGACACTGCTAGTGACCCTACCATTCCTACAGAG TGGGTGCCACCCAATTTAAGTGTCCCAATTCTAGATTTGGTTGATGTCATTTTTCAACTCCATGATGGTGGATGGATCAG GCGGAAGGCTTTCTGGGTTGCCAAACAAATACTACAACTAGGAATGGGAGATGCCCTTGATGATTGGTTAATAGAGAAAATCCAACTGCTACGTAGGGGATCAGTGGTTGCATCAGGGATCAAGCGCATTGAGCAG ATACTGTGGCCTGATGGGATTTTCATAACCAAGCATCCAAAGCGACGGCATCCACAAAACTCACCACAGAATTCACCTCATGGTGGGCAACCAACAGAAATGTCATCACCTAGATTGAGCGAAGAACAGCAGCGGGAAGCAGATCGCCGTGCAAAGTTTGTGTATGAGCTGATGATTG ACAATGCGCCAGCTGCCGTTGTTGGTTTAGTCGGTCGTAAGGAGTATGAACAATGTGCGAAGGATCTATATTTCTTTCTGCAG TCCTCCGTTTGTCTGAAGCAACTTGCTTTGGACCTTCTTGAGCTGCTGCTTTTATCAGCTTTTCCAGAAATGGATCATGTCTTTAAGCAGCTGCATGAGGAAAAGCATAGATTTGGTGAATTTAGACCAAGCTGA
- the LOC119991660 gene encoding rop guanine nucleotide exchange factor 12-like encodes MVRDLEQEQENYRSRLYHFKGMQENAGGGGGGRHVKSLSMDVAFEESSSDDRVSFRSQGSRTPNDQPPLRQQAGYALSRNDKGPKSRLSKDEAPQTKDKNSDMEFMKERFAKLLLGEDMSGGGKGVSSALALSNAITNLAASVFGEQSRLEPMSAERKARWRKEIDWLLSVTDYIVEFVPSQQKSKDGTNMEIMVTRQRNDLLMNIPALRKLDAMLIDCLDNFKDQSEFNYVSKDAPDSEKGSTKRNDKWWLPTVKVPPNGLSEMTRKFLQYQKDCVNQVLKAAMAINAQVLSEMEIPENYIESLPKNGRASLGDSIYRSITVEFFDPDQFLSTMDLSSEHKTLDLKNRIEASIVIWKRKMNQKDGKSAWGSAVSLEKRELFEERAETILLLIKQRFPGIPQSSLDISKIQYNRDVGQAILESYSRILESLAYTVTSRIEDVLYADYVTQNPSKVSCKRNRFRDLPPSSPPLPDKSPPREDIENDNSETPTSNSKTLSDFMGWNLDQGEAEMKKEPFADDLCKDGEKLGEIVTNKKVSYLENLGGLRSPTARH; translated from the exons atgGTTCGTGATTTGGAGCAAGAACAAGAGAATTACAGGTCTAGATTGTATCATTTCAAGGGGATGCAGGAGAATGCAGGTGGCGGAGGAGGAGGGCGTCATGTAAAGAGTTTGAGCATGGATGTTGCTTTTGAGGAGTCTTCCTCCGATGACAGGGTCTCGTTTAGAAGTCAAGGATCAAGAACTCCTAATGATCAACCTCCTCTAAGGCAACAAGCCGGGTATGCTCTTAGTCGCAACGATAAAGGTCCCAAGTCAAGGTTGAGCAAGGATGAAGCTCCTCAAACTAAAGATAAGAACTCAG ATATGGAATTTATGAAGGAAAGATTTGCTAAGTTGCTTCTGGGTGAGGATATGTCTGGTGGAGGAAAGGGAGTTTCTTCAGCTTTGGCTTTATCAAATGCCATCACCAACCTTGCTG CTTCTGTCTTCGGTGAACAATCGCGCCTGGAACCCATGTCAGCGGAAAGGAAAGCAAGGTGGAGAAAAGAAATCGATTGGCTTTTATCTGTCACCGATTACATTGTTGAATTTGTTCCTTCTCAACAGAAATCCAAGGATGGAACAAATATGGAG ATAATGGTTACAAGGCAGAGAAACGATCTACTTATGAATATTCCAGCCTTGCGGAAGCTTGATGCAATGCTCATT GATTGTCTAGATAACTTCAAGGATCAAAGCGAGTTCAATTATGTGTCGAAAGACGCCCCGGACTCTGAAAAAGGAAGCACCAAGAGAAATGATAAATGGTGGCTACCTACAGTTAAAGTTCCCCCAAATGGTCTATCAGAGATGACAAGGAAGTTTCTACAATACCAGAAAGATTGTGTGAACCAAGTGCTTAAAGCAGCAATGGCAATCAATGCTCAAGTTTTATCAGAAATGGAGATTCCAGAAAACTATATCGAATCCCTGCCAAAG AATGGAAGGGCAAGCCTTGGTGACTCAATCTATAGGAGTATTACGGTCGAATTCTTTGATCCTGACCAGTTTCTGTCTACAATGGACCTATCATCGGAGCACAAGACCCTGGACCTCAAGAACAGGATTGAGGCTTCTATAGTAATttggaagaggaagatgaaccAAAAAGATGGAAAATCTGCCTGGGGTTCAGCTGTGAGTTTGGAGAAGAGAGAACTATTTGAAGAGAGAGCGGAGACCATCTTACTCCTCATCAAGCAGCGGTTCCCGGGAATTCCTCAATCCTCATTAGATATTAGCAAAATCCAATACAACAGG GATGTAGGGCAGGCAATTCTGGAAAGTTATTCCAGAATTTTAGAAAGCTTAGCATACACAGTCACTTCCAGGATTGAAGATGTACTCTATGCTGACTATGTCActcaaaatccatcaaaagttTCATGCAAGAGGAACCGCTTCAGAGACTTGCCTCCTTCTTCTCCCCCATTACCAGACAAGTCCCCCCCGAGAGAAGATATAGAGAATGACAACTCAGAAACACCCACTTCCAATTCCAAGACATTGTCGGATTTCATGGGTTGGAATTTGGATCAAGGCGAGGCAGAGATGAAGAAGGAGCCCTTTGCAGATGACTTATGCAAAGATGGTGAGAAACTTGGCGAGATAGTGACCAACAAGAAGGTTTCTTACCTGGAGAACTTAGGTGGTCTAAGAAGCCCAACAGCACGCCATTAA
- the LOC119991661 gene encoding glyoxylate/hydroxypyruvate/pyruvate reductase 2KGR-like, with the protein METNGVLLTCPMFPYLEHELETRFTLFRLWNHPSSTLDEYLRGIRSCVKAVVGNTKIGASTELIDALPSLEIVSTYSVGLDRIDLKRCEERGIRVTNTPDVLTNDVADLAIGLVLGVLRRLCPADRHVRSGKWKDMDFALATKFSGKSVGIVGLGRIGSAIAQRAEAFGCKISYYSRSKKSYPNFKYHSSITDLATSCEILIVACALTEETHHIINREVIDALGAKGILINIGRGPLMDEAELVSALLEGRLGGAGLDVFENEPEAPEQLFGLDNVVLSPHLGSDTIETCTAMADLVIANLEAHFRNESLITPVI; encoded by the coding sequence ATGGAGACAAACGGAGTGCTACTGACTTGCCCAATGTTCCCATACCTGGAACACGAACTGGAGACTCGCTTCACCCTGTTCAGGCTCTGGAACCATCCTTCTTCGACGCTCGATGAGTATTTGAGAGGCATTCGGAGTTGCGTCAAAGCAGTGGTCGGAAATACCAAAATTGGCGCCAGTACCGAGCTTATAGATGCTTTGCCGTCCTTGGAAATTGTTTCTACTTACAGTGTTGGGTTGGATAGGATTGATTTAAAGAGATGCGAGGAGAGAGGGATTAGGGTTACGAATACCCCTGATGTTTTGACTAATGATGTCGCTGACCTCGCGATTGGGTTGGTGTTGGGGGTTTTGAGAAGGCTTTGCCCGGCTGATCGCCATGTGAGGAGTGGCAAGTGGAAGGATATGGATTTTGCATTGGCTACCAAGTTCAGTGGTAAATCAGTTGGAATCGTTGGGTTAGGCAGGATTGGCTCTGCAATTGCACAGAGAGCTGAAGCTTTTGGATGTAAGATCAGTTACTATTCAAGATCCAAGAAATCATATCCAAACTTCAAATACCACTCGAGCATCACTGATTTAGCAACCAGTTGTGAAATCCTGATTGTGGCGTGTGCTCTGACAGAAGAAACCCATCACATCATAAACCGAGAAgtcattgatgcattgggagCAAAGGGCATTCTCATCAACATTGGAAGAGGCCCTCTCATGGATGAAGCCGAGCTCGTTTCCGCCCTTCTTGAAGGTCGTCTTGGAGGGGCTGGCCTTGATGTATTTGAGAATGAGCCTGAGGCGCCTGAACAATTGTTTGGCCTGGACAATGTTGTTCTCTCCCCTCATTTGGGGAGTGACACCATAGAGACCTGCACAGCAATGGCAGACCTTGTGATTGCAAACTTGGAGGCACATTTTAGGAACGAATCTTTAATTACCCCAGTTATATGA
- the LOC119991824 gene encoding uncharacterized protein LOC119991824 isoform X2 encodes MSTQKQVMMRDLVEEAKKRIVFLVICVVGLSYLMSLTSSSVWVNLPVAAALIVLLRYLSLDYDMRRKAVTYNSKPATENTSSKRKPVDCTKTIEKSDWRRRVNSPVVEDAIDHFTRHIVSEWVTGLWYSRLTPDKEGPEELVHIMNGVLGEISARMRNINLIDLLTRDIISVVCTHLELFRAARAKVEKKQSESLTVEDRDKEIRLVLAAENKLHPALFSAEAEHKHLMYGLISFTFKPDDLQCSFFRFTTRELLARAVMRPVLNLASPRFINERIESVVISRTKASKRVTAAQEASQSKPNASANISSDRFSRILDPTVTGVELVQLNNNQSTTKSNAATASMDNGNGISLSKDPLLSVDTRSSRSWNSLPFDSQTSKESGIQQHRSGEWGDMLDMISRRKTEALAPEHFENMWTKGRNYRKKEGENRLIEQIQENPPVNKPVTVVRSNANSKPKERNGVTKLNSSQSHDVYSLSADGSSFSFYQNDDEHSLIHMEDVESGTSSYTSEEEDTDNVTGLDSPGTKVWDGKSKRNLSVSHIHHPLENLEGHMRKKIGRSHHHYQGVTGSHSSRKRSRSSNQKLHVWKEVERTSFLSGDGQDILNSLKERTKVEDSSDDSESLGRLYSGAMASCSAASLSRAESHSLTVNSLESSFVDSFFKLRCEVLGANIVKSGSRTFAVYSISVTDVNNNSWSIKRRFRHFEELHRRLKEFAEYHLHLPPKHFLSTGLDVPVIQERCKLLDKYLKELLQLPTISGTFEFWDFLCVDSQTYVFSSSFSIIETLSVDLDDKPSEKDEKVSNIVQPLSGSLSSTGEQLGTECKEATLQTRNDFVTDGIRLTAKEVSFSPGKKPGKESVKSFVDSGSDLDIRTQKDRSFIRNSGKILEGRKNGGKDEASMLPIDDTASDPTIPTEWVPPNLSVPILDLVDVIFQLHDGGWIRRKAFWVAKQILQLGMGDALDDWLIEKIQLLRRGSVVASGIKRIEQILWPDGIFITKHPKRRHPQNSPQNSPHGGQPTEMSSPRLSEEQQREADRRAKFVYELMIDNAPAAVVGLVGRKEYEQCAKDLYFFLQSSVCLKQLALDLLELLLLSAFPEMDHVFKQLHEEKHRFGEFRPS; translated from the exons ATGAGCACGCAAAAGCAAGTGATGATGCGGGACCTTGTCGAGGAAGCGAAGAAGCGGATCGTGTTCTTGGTCATATGCGTCGTTGGATTGTCCTATCTCATGTCCC TGACAAGCTCCTCAGTTTGGGTCAATTTGCCTGTTGCTGCCGCCTTAATTGTCCTCCTTCGTTATCTCTCCCTTGATTATGACATGCGAAGAAAAGCTGTTACATACAATAGCAAACCTGCCACAGAAAATACGTCTTCAAAAAGGAAACCTGTTGATTGTACTAAAACTATTGAAAAGTCTGATTGGAGAAGGAGAGTGAACTCTCCTGTTGTCGAGGATGCTATAGATCATTTTACCAGACATATAGTGTCTGAATGGGTGACGGGTCTATGGTATTCTCGCTTAACACCTGATAAAGAAGGGCCAGAAGAACTGGTGCACATCATGAATGGTGTTCTTGGAGAAATTTCAGCTCGAATGAGGAATATAAATCTTATTGATCTTCTGACAAG GGATATTATTAGTGTCGTATGCACCCACTTGGAGCTTTTTCGTGCTGCTCGTGCTAAGGTTGAGAAGAAACAATCAGAATCGCTGACTGTTGAAGACCGAGACAAGGAAATAAGGCTTGTCCTGGCTGCTGAGAACAAATTGCACCCTGCTTTGTTTTCTGCTGAAGCAGAGCACAAG CACCTGATGTATGGTCTCATATCTTTCACATTCAAGCCTGATGATCTGCAGTGCTCCTTCTTTCGTTTTACTACCAGAGAGCTCCTTGCTCGTGCAGTGATGCGACCAGTCTTGAACTTAGCCAGCCCAag GTTCATCAATGAAAGGATTGAATCCGTAGTTATCTCTAGGACAAAGGCTAGTAAAAGAGTAACTGCTGCACAAGAAGCATCTCAGTCCAAGCCAAATGCATCTGCAAATATCTCATCTGATCGTTTTTCTAGGATTTTAGATCCTACTGTGACAGGGGTTGAACTTGTGCAGCTAAATAATAATCAGTCTACAACCAAATCCAATGCAGCTACAGCCTCAATGGATAATGGTAATGGGATTAGTCTTTCAAAAGATCCGTTGCTTTCAGTGGATACCCGATCTTCTCGCTCATGGAACTCATTGCCCTTTGATTCCCAAACTAGTAAAGAAAGTGGCATTCAACAGCACCGTTCGGGAGAATGGGGTGACATGTTAGATATGATTTCTCGGAGAAAGACCGAAGCTCTTGCACCAGAACATTTCGAGAACATGTGGACTAAAGGAAGAAATTACAGAAAGAAAGAAGGGGAAAATAGGTTgattgagcaaatccaagagAACCCTCCAGTGAATAAGCCAGTTACAGTGGTTCGCTCAAATGCAAATTCTAAGCCCAAGGAAAGGAATGGTGTTACCAAACTCAATTCCTCTCAGAGTCACGATGTTTACTCATTATCTGCTGATggatcttcattttctttttatcaAAATGATGATGAGCACAGCCTCATACATATGGAGGACGTTGAATCAGGCACTAGTTCTTATACATCGGAAGAGGAAGACACAGACAATGTAACAGGTCTTGATTCTCCTGGAACCAAAGTTTGGGATGgtaaaagtaaaagaaatttgTCTGTTTCTCATATTCATCATCCGCTTGAAAATCTCGAAGGCCATATGAGAAAGAAAATTGGTAGAAGTCACCATCATTATCAAGGAGTAACTGGGTCCCATTCTAGCAGGAAAAGGTCAAGATCAAGCAATCAGAAGCTGCATGTATGGAAAGAGGTTGAGAGAACAAGCTTCTTGTCTGGAGATGGACAGGATATTCTAAATTCTTTAAAAGAACGAACAAAAGTTgaggattctagtgatgattcTGAGAGTTTGGGTAGACTTTACAGTGGAGCAATGGCTTCATGTTCTGCAGCATCTTTGTCAAGAGCCGAAAGTCATAGCTTGACTGTTAATTCCCTGGAAAGCTCTTTTGTGGATTCATTTTTTAAGTTGAGATGTGAG GTATTAGGTGCCAATATTGTGAAGAGTGGCTCTAGAACATTTGCTGTATACTCCATATCTGTCACAGATGTAAATAATAATAGTTGGTCAATCAAAAGAAG GTTTCGACATTTTGAGGAACTGCATAGGCGTCTCAAAGAGTTTGCAGAGTATCATCTTCATTTGCCACCAAAGCATTTTCTCTCGACAGGCTTAGATGTACCTGTCATTCAAGAACGGTGTAAATTGCTTGACAAGTATTTGAAG GAACTCCTGCAGCTTCCTACAATTTCTGGAACATTTGAATTTTGGGACTTTCTTTGTGTTGATTCTCAG ACTTATGTGTTCTCAAGTTCGTTTTCTATCATCGAAACTTTGTCAG TTGACCTGGATGATAAACCATCTGAAAAGGATGAAAAAGTTTCAAATATTGTTCAGCCTTTAAGTGGTTCATTATCATCTACTGGGGAGCAATTGGGTACTGAGTGCAAGGAAGCTACATTGCAGACAAGGAATGATTTTGTAACTGATGGAATAAGGTTGACCGCAAAAGAGGTATCTTTTTCTCCAGGAAAAAAGCCTGGTAAAGAAAGTGTAAAGTCATTTGTGGATTCCGGTAGTGATTTGGATATTAGAACACAAAAGGACAGATCATTCATCAGAAACTCAGGGAAGATTTTGGAAGGAAGAAAGAATGGAGGCAAAGATGAGGCATCAATGTTGCCTATTGACGACACTGCTAGTGACCCTACCATTCCTACAGAG TGGGTGCCACCCAATTTAAGTGTCCCAATTCTAGATTTGGTTGATGTCATTTTTCAACTCCATGATGGTGGATGGATCAG GCGGAAGGCTTTCTGGGTTGCCAAACAAATACTACAACTAGGAATGGGAGATGCCCTTGATGATTGGTTAATAGAGAAAATCCAACTGCTACGTAGGGGATCAGTGGTTGCATCAGGGATCAAGCGCATTGAGCAG ATACTGTGGCCTGATGGGATTTTCATAACCAAGCATCCAAAGCGACGGCATCCACAAAACTCACCACAGAATTCACCTCATGGTGGGCAACCAACAGAAATGTCATCACCTAGATTGAGCGAAGAACAGCAGCGGGAAGCAGATCGCCGTGCAAAGTTTGTGTATGAGCTGATGATTG ACAATGCGCCAGCTGCCGTTGTTGGTTTAGTCGGTCGTAAGGAGTATGAACAATGTGCGAAGGATCTATATTTCTTTCTGCAG TCCTCCGTTTGTCTGAAGCAACTTGCTTTGGACCTTCTTGAGCTGCTGCTTTTATCAGCTTTTCCAGAAATGGATCATGTCTTTAAGCAGCTGCATGAGGAAAAGCATAGATTTGGTGAATTTAGACCAAGCTGA
- the LOC119991034 gene encoding 60S ribosomal protein L37-3: protein MGKGTGSFGKRRNKTHTLCVRCGRRSFHLQKSRCSACAFPAARKRTYNWSVKAIRRKTTGTGRMRYLRHLPRRFKSGFREGTQAAPRNKGAAATA, encoded by the exons ATG GGTAAGGGAACGGGGAGTTTCGGTAAGAGGAGGAACAAGACCCACACCCTCTGCGTTAGGTGTGGCCGCCGTAGCTTTCATCTTCAGAAGAGCCGCTGCTCCGCCTGTGCTTTCCCCGCCGCCCGCAAGAGGACAT ACAACTGGAGTGTGAAGGCGATCCGCAGGAAGACAACTGGAACTGGTAGGATGAGGTATCTCCGTCATCTCCCTCGCCGCTTCAAGAGTGGTTTCAGAGAAG GTACTCAAGCAGCTCCAAGGAACAAGGGAGCAGCTGCAACTGCTTAA
- the LOC119991387 gene encoding uncharacterized protein LOC119991387, with protein MEASKEQKGLLDQILPPRLEDAGLEECALPPESIHEAFVKAAADVVKSRARSIFSEESGDCVRDPWPSGKDVSDKVVGLSPSTGVPDALVGVVPEKDAPGSCVAEKGIEEEGDKVVVGDGSDVDKQEELGKGRDCVDGLQGLEAELNNGDKTVGDEEEEEEKGTERPILTEGFGVNPQVVSR; from the coding sequence ATGGAGGCTTCAAAGGAGCAAAAAGGGCTTCTCGACCAGATCCTTCCTCCGCGTCTGGAAGATGCTGGCCTCGAGGAATGCGCCCTACCGCCTGAATCCATCCACGAGGCCTTTGTGAAGGCGGCCGCCGACGTCGTTAAGTCCCGTGCTAGGTCCATCTTCTCCGAAGAGTCGGGGGATTGCGTCCGCGATCCATGGCCTTCCGGGAAGGACGTGTCGGACAAAGTCGTTGGCTTGTCGCCGAGTACGGGCGTGCCAGACGCTTTGGTTGGAGTGGTTCCTGAGAAGGATGCGCCCGGGTCTTGTGTTGCGGAGAAGGGCATTGAGGAAGAGGGGGATAAGGTCGTGGTAGGTGATGGGTCAGATGTGGATAAGCAGGAAGAGTTAGGGAAAGGAAGGGACTGTGTGGATGGATTGCAAGGACTGGAGGCTGAATTGAATAATGGTGATAAAACGGTGGGTgatgaagaggaggaggaggagaaaggaACTGAGAGGCCAATTCTAACGGAGGGTTTTGGTGTGAATCCCCAAGTAGTTAGTCGGTAA